The following are encoded in a window of Phragmites australis chromosome 22, lpPhrAust1.1, whole genome shotgun sequence genomic DNA:
- the LOC133905313 gene encoding homocysteine S-methyltransferase 3-like, translated as MVGTGGGAEEAVWRWVEAGGGRLVLDGGLATELEANGADLNDPLWSAKCLLDSPHLIRKVHLDYLEAGANIIISASYQATIQGFESKGFSKEQSENLLTKSVEIAREACEIFLNGHSNQSTPIQHPILVAASIGSYGAYLADGSEYSGEYGEAGTLEFLKDFHRQRLRVVAEAGPDLIAFETIPNKLEAQAYAELLEECNINVPAWFSFNSKDGVNIVSGDSLIECATIADKCGKVGAVGINCTPPRFIHGLILSIRKVTDKPILIYPNSGERYDGEKKEWVESTGVSDGDFVSYVSEWCKDGAALIGGCCRTTPNTIRAISRTLNQGDKARQFSVA; from the exons ATGGTTGGgacgggcggcggcgcggaggaggcGGTGTGGCGGTGGGTGGAGGCCGGCGGTGGGCGGCTGGTGCTGGACGGCGGGCTGGCGACGGAGCTGGAGGCCAACGGCGCCGACCTCAACGACCCGCTCTGGAGCGCCAAGTGCCTCCTCGACTCCCCGCACCTCATCCGCAAG GTCCATTTGGACTACCTAGAAGCTGGTGCAAACATTATAATCTCAGCGTCCTATCAG GCCACTATTCAAGGGTTTGAGTCGaagggtttttcaaaagaacaaagtGAAAACTTATTAACGAAGAGTGTTGAGATTGCACGTGAAGCGTGTGAGATTTTCCTGAACGGACATTCGAATCAATCCACTCCCATACAACATCCTATTCTGGTTGCAGCTTCTATAGGAAGTTATGGGGCTTATCTTGCTGATGGCTCTGAGTACAG TGGGGAATATGGTGAAGCTGGCACACTAGAGTTCCTGAAAGATTTTCATCGACAAAGGCTTCGGGTTGTAGCAGAAGCAGGTCCTGATTTGATTGCTTTTGAAACAATCCCCAACAAATTGGAAGCTCAG GCATATGCTGAACTTCTCGAGGAATGTAACATAAATGTCCCTGCATGGTTTTCTTTCAACTCAAAAGACGGAGTTAATATTGTGAGTGGAGACTCATTAATTGAATGTGCTACTATTGCTGACAAATGTGGAAAGGTTGGTGCGGTTGGAATAAATTGCACGCCTCCAAGGTTTATTCATGGACTGATACTCTCCATTCGAAAG GTCACTGACAAGCCTATTCTGATATATCCCAACAGTGGAGAAAGATATGATGGTGAGAAAAAGGAGTGGGTG GAATCCACTGGTGTGTCAGATGGTGATTTTGTTTCGTATGTAAGTGAATGGTGCAAAGATGGGGCTGCCCTtatcgggggctgctgcaggacAACTCCAAACACCATCAGGGCCATAAGTAGGACTCTTAACCAAGGCGACAAGGCGCGACAGTTTTCTGTGGCGTAG
- the LOC133905312 gene encoding 26S proteasome non-ATPase regulatory subunit 11 homolog, producing the protein MSSSMQSSYLPATTESIAKAQEAKDASESISILYSVLEDPSSCADALRTKELAITNLTNYLTKENRAEELRNLLTQLRPFFVLIPKAKTAKIVRGIIDAVAKIPGTSELQISLCKEMVEWTRAEKRTFLRQRVEARLAALLLENQEYTEALTLLSGLIKEVRRLDDKLLLVDIDLLESKLHFSLRNLPKAKASLTAARTAANAIYVPPSQQGTIDLQSGILHAEEKDYKTAYSYFFEAFEAFNSLEDPKAIFSLKYMLLCKIMVNQADDVAGIISSKAGLKYLGPDVDAMKAVADAYSKRSLKYFETALRDYRAQLEEDPIVHRHLSSLYDTLLEQNLCRLIEPYSRVEIAHIAEMIELPIDHVEKKLSQMILDKKFAGTLDQGAGCLIIFEDPKTEDIFPATLETIGNVGKVVDSLYMRSAKIMA; encoded by the coding sequence ATGTCTTCTTCAATGCAATCGTCATACCTTCCTGCTACCACTGAGTCAATAGCCAAGGCTCAGGAGGCTAAGGATGCTTCCGAGTCCATCTCAATCCTCTACTCTGTTCTTGAAGACCCGTCTTCTTGTGCAGATGCACTGAGAACAAAAGAGCTTGCAATTACGAATCTCACAAACTACCTCACAAAAGAAAACAGAGCTGAGGAGCTCCGAAATCTTTTGACCCAGCTCAGGCCTTTTTTCGTGTTGATTCCCAAGGCAAAGACCGCGAAGATTGTGCGTGGCATCATTGATGCTGTTGCCAAGATACCTGGAACATCTGAGCTTCAGATCTCACTGTGCAAGGAGATGGTGGAATGGACCCGTGCAGAGAAGCGTACCTTCCTCAGGCAGCGTGTGGAAGCGAGGCTAGCGGCTCTTCTTTTAGAGAATCAGGAGTATACTGAAGCTCTGACCCTCCTTTCTGGTCTCATCAAGGAAGTCAGGAGGTTGGACGACAAGTTGCTTCTTGTGGACATTGACCTTCTGGAGAGCAAACTCCATTTCTCTCTGAGAAACTTGCCGAAGGCAAAAGCTTCTCTTACTGCTGCAAGAACTGCAGCCAATGCCATCTATGTTCCACCATCTCAGCAGGGCACTATCGATCTGCAGAGCGGAATCCTTCATGCTGAAGAAAAGGATTACAAGACTGCTTACAGCTACTTCTTTGAAGCGTTTGAAGCTTTTAATTCACTGGAGGATCCTAAGGCCATCTTCAGCTTGAAGTACATGCTTCTGTGCAAGATAATGGTCAACCAAGCTGATGATGTTGCTGGAATAATCTCGTCAAAGGCTGGCCTGAAGTATCTGGGCCCTGATGTTGATGCTATGAAAGCTGTGGCAGATGCCTACTCCAAGAGATCTCTGAAGTACTTTGAAACTGCTCTTCGCGATTACAGAGCCCAGCTGGAGGAAGATCCTATTGTCCACAGGCATCTCTCGTCGCTTTATGATACCCTCCTGGAGCAGAATCTCTGCAGGTTGATTGAGCCCTACTCGAGGGTGGAGATCGCACACATAGCAGAGATGATTGAGCTGCCAATTGACCATGTTGAGAAGAAGCTATCTCAGATGATCCTTGACAAGAAGTTTGCAGGGACCCTGGATCAGGGTGCTGGTTGCCTCATCATCTTCGAGGATCCCAAGACGGAGGATATATTCCCTGCCACACTTGAAACCATTGGGAACGTCGGAAAGGTCGTGGACAGCCTTTACATGAGATCGGCCAAGATCATGGCTTGA
- the LOC133904737 gene encoding L-type lectin-domain containing receptor kinase IX.1-like: MVSRLLLVAVLGSLCVVANGQDDKIMRPFNPYCSTTDNYTDGSQYKKNLDQLLAALPAAAGDNGWFYNGSAGAGADQVFGLLMCFADRNETQCRDCLAGAPAGITRVCPGSRNVNAAYDACVLRYSAAPLPATTDFGVAFIVEVTGVPVTSDAVRKAWVPLMSNLTGGVALSPLLLSNDTTPYSSSQDMYGLAQCTRDLNARECIRCISSYVNMLGDQFPNNTGGAIKGYSCYLIYQVGALDITLPPAPAPAPPPPPQPAPGSSLPSRTGLVIGLSVASVSFLIILGVSMWLLLRRRRKQAKILKEAMEQELGEGGFFDDEPEMEDEFEKGTGPKRFRYGELAVATGNFADDRKLGEGGFGSVYRGFLKEMNLHVAIKRVSKGSKQGKKEYASEVRIISRLRHRNLVQLIGWCHGGGELLLVYELMPNGSLDTHLYSASNDALPWPLRHEIVLGLGSALLYLHQEWEQCVVHRDIKPSNVMLDASFNAKLGDFGLARLVDHGRGSHTTVLAGTMGYMDPECMITGRANAESDVYSFGVVLLEIACGRRPLVAHQGEDVIHLMQWVWESYGRGTILGAADARLKGEFDVREMETVMVVGLWCAHPDRSLRPSIRQAVGVLRLEAPLPSLPARMPVATYMSPADAFSNTSSGVTGGSSSTGTGTGTTQSSTTETSTLLE, from the exons ATGGTTTCCCGCCTTCTCCTTGTCGCCGTGCTCGGCTCGCTGTGCGTCGTGGCAAATGGTCAGGACGACAAGATCATGCGGCCGTTCAACCCCTACTGCTCGACGACGGACAACTACACCGACGGCAGCCAATACAAGAAGAACCTGGACCAGCTCCTCGCCGCGCTccccgcggcggccggcgacaaCGGCTGGTTCTACAACGGCAGCGCCGGGGCGGGGGCCGACCAGGTGTTCGGTCTCCTCATGTGCTTCGCGGACCGCAACGAGACGCAGTGCCGGGACTGCCTCGCCGGCGCGCCCGCTGGGATCACGCGGGTGTGCCCGGGCAGCCGGAACGTGAACGCAGCCTACGACGCGTGCGTGCTCCGGTACTCGGCCGCGCCGCTCCCTGCCACCACCGACTTCGGCGTCGCGTTCATCGTGGAGGTGACCGGGGTGCCCGTCACCTCGGACGCCGTGCGGAAGGCCTGGGTGCCGCTGATGAGCAACCTCACAGGCGGCGTCGCTCTCTCGCCCCTGCTGCTCTCCAACGACACCACGCCATACTCGAGCTCGCAGGACATGTACGGGCTGGCGCAGTGCACGAGGGACCTCAACGCCCGCGAGTGCATTCGCTGCATTTCAAGCTACGTCAATATGCTGGGGGATCAGTTCCCCAACAACACCGGAGGCGCCATCAAGGGGTACAGCTGCTACCTGATCTACCAGGTGGGCGCGCTCGACATCACcctgccgccggcgccggcgccggcgccgccaccgcctccgcaGCCAGCTCCAG GATCTTCATTGCCTTCCAGGACAGGGCTTGTTATCGGCCTGTCCGTCGCTTCCGTCTCGTTCTTGATCATTCTGGGAGTCTCGATGTGGCTCCTTCTCCGGCGACGTCGGAAACAGGCTAAAATCCTCAAGGAAGCGATGGAACAAGAGCTGGGAGAGGGTGGCTTCTTCGACGACGAGCCAGAGATGGAAGACGAGTTCGAGAAAGGGACTGGGCCAAAGCGGTTTCGCTATGGCGAGCTGGCCGTTGCCACCGGCAACTTCGCCGACGACAGGAAGCTCGGGGAAGGAGGATTTGGGTCGGTGTACAGAGGATTCCTGAAGGAGATGAACCTTCACGTGGCCATCAAGAGGGTGTCGAAGGGCTCAAAGCAGGGGAAGAAGGAGTACGCCTCCGAGGTGAGGATCATCAGCCGGCTGAGGCACCGCAACCTGGTGCAGCTCATCGGCTGGtgccacggcggcggcgagctcctcctGGTCTACGAGCTGATGCCCAACGGCAGCCTCGACACACACCTCTACAGCGCCAGCAACGACGCGCTGCCATGGCCACTCAGGCACGAGATTGTGTTGGGGCTCGGGTCAGCCCTGCTCTACCTGCACCAGGAGTGGGAGCAGTGCGTGGTGCACAGAGACATCAAGCCGAGCAATGTCATGCTGGACGCGTCCTTCAACGCCAAGCTCGGCGACTTCGGGCTCGCGAGGCTGGTCGACCACGGCCGGGGGTCGCACACGACGGTGCTCGCCGGCACGATGGGGTACATGGACCCAGAGTGCATGATCACGGGCAGGGCCAACGCCGAGTCGGACGTCTACAGCTTCGGGGTCGTCCTCCTGGAGATCGCCTGCGGCAGGCGGCCTCTGGTGGCTCACCAAGGGGAGGATGTGATCCACCTCATGCAATGGGTGTGGGAGTCCTATGGCAGGGGAACCATCCTTGGCGCCGCCGATGCACGGCTCAAGGGAGAGTTCGACGTCCGGGAGATGGAGACGGTGATGGTCGTCGGACTCTGGTGCGCGCACCCTGACCGGAGCCTGAGACCGTCCATCAGGCAGGCCGTCGGCGTGCTGCGGTTAGAAGCGCCGTTGCCGAGCCTCCCTGCAAGGATGCCGGTGGCAACCTACATGTCACCAGCTGATGCTTTCAGCAATACCTCTTCGGGTGTAAcaggcggcagcagcagcaccggcaccggcaccggcaccaCTCAGTCCAGCACGACAGAGACATCTACCCTGCTGGAATGA